One genomic region from Pseudomonas hormoni encodes:
- a CDS encoding tetratricopeptide repeat protein — translation MKKLTVCLLLTALSQSVWALDTADQQRLTGIQQSWAHIQYELPADQRTAAFEKLAAQAAAFTRERQSVAEAWIWSGIVTSSWAGAQGGLGALSKVKEAKVDLEKALALDPKALQGSAYTSLGALYDRVPGWPIGFGDSDQAELLLKQALQLNPNGIDSLYFWGDHLYRQKRYGEARTALQKAQQAAPRPGRELADAGRRKEIEALLVDVNKKLD, via the coding sequence ATGAAAAAACTGACCGTTTGCCTGCTGCTCACCGCCCTGAGCCAAAGCGTCTGGGCTTTGGACACCGCTGACCAGCAACGCCTGACCGGCATCCAGCAAAGCTGGGCGCACATTCAGTACGAGCTGCCTGCGGACCAACGCACCGCGGCGTTTGAAAAGCTCGCCGCACAGGCTGCGGCGTTTACTCGGGAGCGCCAATCGGTGGCCGAAGCCTGGATCTGGTCCGGCATTGTCACCAGCAGTTGGGCCGGTGCCCAAGGCGGATTGGGTGCGTTGAGCAAGGTCAAGGAAGCGAAGGTCGATCTGGAGAAAGCTCTGGCGCTCGACCCCAAAGCGCTGCAGGGCTCTGCCTATACCAGCCTCGGCGCTCTGTACGACCGCGTTCCCGGATGGCCCATCGGTTTTGGCGACTCGGACCAAGCCGAACTGTTACTCAAACAGGCCTTGCAACTCAACCCGAACGGCATCGATAGTCTGTACTTCTGGGGTGACCACCTCTACCGTCAAAAGCGTTACGGTGAAGCCCGGACAGCGCTGCAAAAAGCCCAGCAGGCCGCGCCACGGCCGGGCCGGGAGCTCGCCGATGCCGGACGTCGCAAGGAAATCGAAGCGTTGCTGGTGGACGTGAACAAGAAACTCGACTGA
- a CDS encoding thermostable hemolysin, protein MPDFDWNIPLPLHFGQADAPQRSLARALPDEPQRPVFEAFIQQRFRKAHGADIRHFMPELFGLNNASGELCAVAGVRLASAEPLFLERYLDEPIDPLISAAADQPVDRACIVEVGNLAASDTGSARLSIIAITYLLAMGGLEWVAFTGNIGLVNSFHRLGLKPVTLCAADPARLGDDRHSWGSYYESKPWVHVGNIRAGFVHLRNIGMFNRLGLPSSIEESSHVA, encoded by the coding sequence ATGCCCGATTTCGACTGGAACATCCCCCTGCCCCTGCACTTCGGCCAAGCCGATGCACCGCAGAGGAGTCTGGCCAGAGCGTTGCCGGATGAGCCCCAACGTCCAGTCTTCGAAGCCTTTATTCAGCAACGATTCCGCAAGGCCCACGGCGCCGATATCCGCCATTTCATGCCGGAGCTGTTCGGCCTGAACAACGCGTCCGGCGAACTCTGTGCAGTGGCCGGCGTACGCCTGGCCAGCGCCGAACCGCTGTTCCTGGAGCGCTACCTGGACGAACCGATCGACCCGCTTATCAGCGCCGCGGCCGACCAACCGGTAGACAGGGCCTGCATCGTCGAGGTGGGCAATCTGGCCGCCAGCGACACCGGCAGTGCTCGCCTGAGCATCATCGCCATCACGTACCTGCTGGCCATGGGCGGTCTGGAATGGGTGGCGTTCACCGGCAACATCGGGCTGGTGAACAGCTTCCATCGCCTCGGTCTGAAACCCGTCACCCTGTGTGCGGCCGACCCCGCGCGGCTGGGCGATGACCGCCACAGCTGGGGCAGCTACTACGAGAGCAAGCCGTGGGTTCACGTCGGCAACATCCGCGCCGGTTTCGTTCATCTGCGCAACATCGGGATGTTCAACCGCCTGGGCTTGCCGTCGTCCATTGAGGAATCCAGCCATGTCGCCTGA
- a CDS encoding SDR family oxidoreductase, whose amino-acid sequence MRLSEARVVLTGASGGIGLAIASALCASGAHVLAVVRHRESLEPLLARYPQHLYWVGADLTLLPDRRKVLAAAESIGGINLLINAAGINHFAMLEQLDDTDINAMLAVNISAPICLTKLLLPLLKQAESAMVVNVGSTYGSIGYPGYASYCATKFALRGFSEALRRELADTRVGVLYVAPRATRTSMNSPAAQALNDALKSSVDAPQTVASAVIHAIAGDRRDLYLGWPERFFVRLNSLLPNLVDRGLRKQLPLIRRLSQKPDNEKLKP is encoded by the coding sequence ATGCGCCTGTCTGAAGCTCGCGTGGTATTGACCGGCGCCAGCGGTGGCATTGGCCTGGCGATCGCGTCTGCCTTGTGTGCCAGCGGTGCACACGTATTGGCGGTGGTCCGGCATCGCGAATCCCTGGAACCGTTGCTCGCGCGCTATCCGCAGCACCTGTACTGGGTCGGTGCCGACCTGACGCTCCTTCCCGACCGGCGCAAAGTGCTGGCCGCGGCCGAGTCCATCGGGGGCATCAACCTGCTGATAAACGCCGCCGGCATTAACCATTTCGCCATGCTCGAACAACTGGATGACACCGACATCAACGCGATGCTGGCGGTGAACATCAGCGCGCCGATCTGCCTGACCAAACTGTTGTTGCCGCTGCTCAAGCAAGCCGAGAGCGCGATGGTGGTGAACGTCGGTTCGACCTATGGGTCGATCGGCTACCCCGGCTACGCCAGCTATTGCGCCACCAAGTTCGCCTTGCGCGGTTTTTCCGAAGCCCTGCGCCGGGAGCTGGCGGACACCCGGGTCGGCGTTCTCTACGTCGCGCCACGCGCCACCCGTACGAGCATGAACAGCCCCGCGGCGCAGGCCTTGAATGACGCTCTGAAATCCAGTGTCGATGCCCCCCAGACAGTCGCCTCGGCGGTGATTCACGCGATTGCCGGCGACCGTCGTGATTTGTATCTGGGCTGGCCGGAGCGCTTTTTCGTGCGCCTCAACAGCCTGCTGCCCAATTTGGTGGACCGAGGCTTGCGCAAGCAACTGCCGCTGATCCGTCGCCTGAGTCAGAAGCCCGACAACGAGAAACTCAAACCATGA
- a CDS encoding response regulator, which yields MRLLLIEDDVALGEGIHQALGREGYTVDWLQDGSSALHALLSETFDLAVLDLGLPRMDGLEVLRRLRDSGSNLPVLILTARDATEDRIAGLDAGADDYLIKPFDLAELKARLRALLRRSAGRAQALIEHAGICLNPGTQQVSYQGEPVALTPKEYQLLHELLSPPGRVMTRDHLMQLLYGWNEEAESNTLEVHIHHLRKKFSTDLIRTVRGVGYLVEERR from the coding sequence GTGCGCTTATTACTGATCGAGGATGACGTGGCGCTTGGCGAAGGCATCCACCAGGCGCTGGGTCGCGAAGGCTATACCGTCGACTGGCTGCAGGACGGCAGCAGCGCCTTGCACGCGCTGCTCAGCGAAACCTTTGACCTCGCGGTGCTCGACCTCGGCCTGCCGCGCATGGACGGGCTCGAGGTGCTGCGACGCTTGCGCGACAGCGGCTCGAACTTGCCGGTACTGATCCTCACCGCGCGGGACGCAACCGAGGATCGCATCGCCGGGCTCGACGCCGGCGCTGACGATTACCTGATCAAACCCTTTGATCTTGCGGAACTCAAGGCTCGCCTGCGGGCTTTGTTGCGGCGCAGTGCCGGTCGCGCTCAGGCGCTGATTGAACACGCCGGCATCTGCCTCAACCCCGGCACCCAGCAAGTCAGTTATCAGGGAGAACCGGTGGCCCTGACGCCCAAGGAATACCAACTGCTCCACGAATTGCTCTCGCCACCGGGCCGGGTCATGACCCGCGATCATCTGATGCAGTTGCTGTACGGCTGGAACGAAGAAGCTGAAAGCAACACCCTGGAAGTGCACATCCATCACCTGCGCAAGAAATTCTCCACCGACCTGATCCGCACTGTTCGAGGCGTCGGTTACCTGGTGGAGGAGCGTCGATGA
- a CDS encoding LysR family transcriptional regulator has protein sequence MFDWNDLRFFLELQRSGRLLTAARRLNTTHATVARHIEAIEKSLGTALFVQHAQGYEMTPAGEALLKHAEAMENVALLAQEEITQSTAPLGKIRVGVTEGLGIMFLASRMNGLFERYPGLEVELVAVPRFVSILNREAEISIHLERPSADMLVTRKLTDYRLALYASQAYLDRSPPLRSREDLARHAWIGYVDDLLFSQELMFLNSFCRNPQVVFHSTSVIAQQQAARSGLGIAVLPCYMASADPELVPLLPDESIQRSYWISTRRELHKSVRLRVLWDYVVEMCEREQHLLSGIDPL, from the coding sequence ATGTTCGACTGGAATGACCTGCGGTTTTTTCTCGAATTGCAACGTAGCGGGCGTTTGCTCACTGCCGCCCGCCGTTTGAACACCACCCATGCCACGGTGGCCCGGCACATCGAGGCCATCGAAAAGAGCCTCGGCACGGCGCTGTTCGTCCAGCACGCCCAGGGCTACGAGATGACCCCGGCGGGCGAAGCGTTGCTCAAACACGCCGAGGCGATGGAAAACGTCGCGCTGCTGGCTCAGGAAGAGATCACCCAATCGACAGCGCCGCTGGGCAAAATTCGCGTCGGCGTGACGGAAGGGCTGGGCATCATGTTCCTCGCCAGTCGCATGAACGGGCTGTTCGAACGCTATCCGGGGCTGGAAGTGGAACTGGTGGCGGTGCCACGGTTTGTCAGCATCCTCAACCGCGAAGCCGAGATCAGTATCCATCTGGAGCGCCCGTCCGCCGACATGTTGGTCACACGTAAGCTCACCGACTATCGACTGGCGCTGTATGCCAGCCAGGCTTATCTCGACAGGTCGCCACCGCTGCGCAGCCGCGAAGACCTCGCTCGTCATGCCTGGATCGGTTACGTCGACGATTTGTTGTTCAGCCAGGAACTGATGTTCCTCAACAGCTTCTGCCGCAACCCGCAGGTGGTCTTCCACAGCACCAGCGTCATCGCCCAGCAACAGGCGGCGCGATCAGGCCTGGGGATCGCGGTGTTGCCGTGCTACATGGCCAGTGCCGATCCAGAGCTGGTGCCGTTGTTGCCGGATGAAAGCATCCAGCGCAGCTACTGGATCAGCACCCGTCGCGAGCTGCACAAGTCCGTGCGGCTGCGGGTGTTGTGGGATTACGTGGTGGAGATGTGTGAGCGCGAGCAACATTTATTGTCAGGCATCGATCCCTTGTAG
- a CDS encoding ATP-binding protein → MTSIRRRTLTLIIGLMLAGLAVISALNLHDSNHEIAEVYDAHLAQNARLLQGVMRMPMASKEHTELYQAFNKALSEAVPRVDGHPYESKLAFQVWNQQDEVLVHTASAPSFTAPPSKPGFSDVVDLNNRHWRAFLLEDKQNHLRIWVGERDDVRADLVDRIVRHTLWPNILGSLILAAMVWLAIGWGLKPLANMAATLRARHSGSLEPLQLNPLPSELEPMQAALNRMLAQIQEVLGRERRFIADAAHEMRTPLAVLRVHAQNLLEAGTEQERRESLEFLIAGVDRTSRLVNQLLTMARLEPKAVAPVLHSIDLTETVRDSLVQLTPWLLSKNLELAFDVNDQHLPVVADAAAIDIALNNLITNAANFSPVQGVITVQLSQADGFYNLSVEDQGPGIDEADRGRLFERFYSRGNTQGAGLGLTIVNTIATRLGGRITLVNRPEGGLRATLSIPDGHR, encoded by the coding sequence ATGACGTCGATCCGTCGCCGTACGCTGACGTTGATTATCGGCCTGATGCTGGCCGGTCTGGCCGTGATCAGCGCACTCAACCTGCACGACAGCAATCACGAAATCGCCGAAGTCTACGACGCCCACCTCGCGCAAAACGCCCGCTTGCTGCAGGGTGTGATGCGCATGCCGATGGCGAGCAAGGAACACACCGAGTTGTACCAGGCGTTCAACAAGGCCTTGAGCGAAGCGGTACCGAGGGTCGACGGCCACCCTTATGAAAGCAAACTGGCGTTTCAGGTCTGGAATCAGCAGGACGAAGTGCTGGTGCACACCGCCAGCGCCCCCTCCTTCACCGCCCCCCCGTCGAAACCCGGGTTCAGTGATGTCGTGGACTTGAACAACCGCCACTGGCGCGCATTCCTGCTCGAAGACAAACAGAACCACCTGCGCATCTGGGTCGGCGAGCGCGACGACGTGCGTGCTGATCTGGTCGACCGGATCGTGCGGCACACCTTGTGGCCCAATATTCTGGGCAGCCTGATTCTGGCGGCCATGGTCTGGCTGGCCATCGGCTGGGGCCTCAAGCCGCTGGCGAATATGGCAGCGACATTACGGGCGCGGCACAGCGGTTCACTTGAACCGCTGCAATTGAACCCGTTGCCCAGCGAACTGGAACCGATGCAAGCAGCACTCAACCGCATGCTCGCGCAGATTCAGGAAGTGCTCGGTCGCGAGCGCCGCTTCATTGCCGACGCGGCCCATGAAATGCGTACGCCCCTGGCGGTGTTGCGGGTGCATGCGCAAAACCTGCTGGAGGCCGGCACCGAACAGGAACGTCGCGAATCACTGGAATTCCTGATCGCCGGTGTCGACCGAACCAGCCGTCTGGTGAATCAATTGCTGACCATGGCCCGTCTCGAGCCCAAAGCCGTTGCGCCGGTGCTGCATAGCATCGACCTGACCGAAACCGTACGCGACAGTCTGGTTCAGCTGACGCCGTGGCTGTTGAGTAAAAACCTCGAACTGGCCTTCGACGTCAACGATCAGCACTTGCCCGTGGTGGCCGACGCCGCCGCCATCGACATTGCCCTGAACAATCTGATCACCAATGCGGCGAATTTTTCACCTGTGCAGGGTGTTATCACCGTGCAACTGAGCCAGGCCGACGGGTTCTACAACCTTAGCGTTGAAGACCAGGGGCCAGGTATCGATGAAGCGGATCGCGGGCGATTGTTCGAACGTTTTTACAGCCGCGGCAATACTCAAGGCGCCGGGTTGGGCCTGACGATCGTCAACACCATCGCCACTCGGTTGGGTGGCCGAATCACCCTGGTCAATCGCCCGGAAGGCGGGTTGCGCGCCACCCTGTCGATCCCGGATGGACATCGATGA
- a CDS encoding AMP-binding protein, whose product MSPEIEHFKQTLRSYAERKTNAIAVWGDHLKMDYATLYAEVVYRQQRLRDENVKVVALALDNGVEAMLWDLAALFEGLTCLTLPPFFSPAQRQHCLEQSQAERVIAEPELEAQMRIAGYESTGEFWRRTFNGPNRVPEGTAKLTFTSGTTGTPKGVCLSAESVLRVARELDQASKPTHPRHHLALLPLAVLLENLGCYAALYAGATLSLPSQQTLGIQGASGVDVPRLLGCLASRVPESLILVPQLLLMLVSATEQKAFNPYALRFAAVGGARVSEELLHRAQRVGLPVYEGYGLSECASVVCLNRPQANRPGSVGRPLPHVEIRLADDDEVLIKGSTLLGYLGETPQLDEWWPSGDLGEFDTEGFLYLKGRKKHQFVTSFGRNVNPEWVEAELTQRHHIAQAFVYGEAMPRNHALLWPHRPDCTDEELAVAIAQANEALPDYAQVHHWTRLDQPFTSANGLLTANGRPRRYAIVERYRAYLTESALSEDSAS is encoded by the coding sequence ATGTCGCCTGAAATTGAGCATTTCAAACAGACCCTGCGCAGCTATGCCGAACGCAAGACCAATGCCATCGCAGTGTGGGGCGATCACCTGAAAATGGACTACGCCACGCTGTACGCTGAAGTGGTGTATCGCCAGCAGCGCCTGCGCGATGAAAACGTCAAGGTGGTCGCGCTCGCTCTGGACAATGGCGTCGAAGCGATGCTCTGGGACCTGGCCGCGCTGTTCGAAGGCCTGACCTGCCTGACGCTACCACCGTTTTTCAGCCCGGCTCAACGCCAGCATTGCCTGGAACAGAGCCAGGCAGAACGGGTGATTGCCGAGCCGGAGTTGGAAGCGCAAATGCGAATAGCCGGTTACGAAAGTACCGGTGAGTTCTGGCGTCGAACATTCAACGGTCCGAACCGGGTGCCCGAAGGTACCGCCAAACTGACCTTCACCTCTGGCACCACCGGCACACCGAAAGGCGTATGCCTGAGCGCCGAAAGCGTTTTGCGCGTCGCCCGTGAACTGGACCAGGCCAGCAAACCCACCCACCCGCGACATCACCTCGCTTTGCTGCCCCTGGCGGTCCTCCTGGAAAACCTGGGTTGCTATGCCGCGCTGTATGCCGGTGCGACCTTGAGCCTGCCCAGTCAGCAAACCCTGGGCATCCAGGGTGCCAGCGGTGTTGATGTGCCACGACTGCTTGGCTGCCTGGCCAGCCGAGTACCCGAAAGCCTGATCCTGGTGCCGCAATTGCTGTTGATGCTGGTCAGCGCCACCGAACAAAAAGCGTTCAATCCTTATGCATTACGTTTTGCCGCGGTGGGTGGTGCACGGGTTTCCGAGGAGTTGCTGCATCGTGCGCAACGAGTCGGCCTCCCGGTTTACGAAGGTTATGGACTGTCAGAGTGCGCATCGGTGGTGTGCCTCAATCGACCGCAAGCGAATCGCCCCGGCAGCGTCGGCCGGCCCCTGCCCCATGTGGAAATCCGTCTGGCCGATGATGATGAGGTGCTGATCAAGGGTTCGACACTGCTCGGTTATCTGGGAGAAACACCGCAATTGGATGAATGGTGGCCCAGCGGCGATCTTGGCGAATTCGACACCGAGGGCTTCCTCTACCTCAAGGGGCGCAAGAAACATCAATTCGTCACCAGTTTCGGTCGCAACGTGAACCCTGAATGGGTCGAGGCCGAATTGACCCAGCGCCATCACATCGCCCAGGCCTTCGTCTACGGCGAAGCCATGCCGCGCAACCATGCACTGCTCTGGCCGCATCGCCCGGACTGCACCGACGAAGAACTTGCCGTCGCCATCGCTCAGGCCAACGAAGCCTTGCCCGATTACGCCCAAGTCCATCACTGGACGCGTCTGGATCAACCTTTCACCTCTGCCAACGGCTTGCTGACCGCCAATGGCCGTCCACGGCGTTACGCCATCGTCGAGCGTTATCGGGCGTACCTGACTGAATCCGCACTTTCCGAGGACTCCGCATCATGA
- a CDS encoding TenA family transcriptional regulator, giving the protein MSFFDTLQEATQQERHELFNLPIIRDALEGKVSLESYRAFLTQAYYHVRHTVPLMMACGARLPKRLEWLREAVCEYIEDEYGHEKWILNDIEACGGDKDSVSDGRPSLPIELMVGFLYDLIARDNPVGLFGMVNVLEGTSIALATHAAGSIRARLELPESAFSYLSSHGSLDIEHMQTYRRLMNTLDDPADQAAVIHASRVVYKLYADMFRGLPRDREYLHAPV; this is encoded by the coding sequence ATGAGTTTTTTCGACACCTTGCAAGAAGCCACCCAGCAAGAGCGACACGAACTGTTCAACCTTCCGATCATTCGCGATGCACTGGAGGGCAAGGTCAGCCTGGAAAGTTACCGGGCTTTCCTCACACAAGCCTATTACCACGTGCGTCACACCGTGCCTTTGATGATGGCCTGCGGCGCGCGTCTGCCGAAGCGGCTGGAGTGGTTGCGCGAAGCCGTGTGCGAATACATCGAGGACGAATACGGCCACGAAAAATGGATACTCAACGACATTGAAGCCTGCGGCGGCGACAAGGACTCGGTTAGCGACGGTCGCCCGTCCTTGCCCATTGAATTGATGGTCGGCTTTCTCTACGACCTGATTGCCCGGGACAACCCGGTAGGTCTGTTCGGCATGGTCAACGTGCTGGAAGGCACCAGCATCGCACTCGCCACCCACGCCGCTGGCAGCATACGCGCGCGTCTGGAACTACCGGAAAGCGCCTTCAGCTACCTCAGTTCCCATGGCTCTCTGGATATCGAGCACATGCAAACCTACCGCCGACTGATGAACACCCTCGACGACCCGGCCGACCAGGCCGCGGTGATTCATGCCTCCAGGGTGGTCTACAAGCTTTATGCCGACATGTTCCGTGGCCTGCCGCGTGACAGGGAGTACCTGCATGCGCCTGTCTGA
- a CDS encoding GMC family oxidoreductase, which translates to MQTSLDEFDYIVVGAGPAGCLLANRLSANPQHHVLLLEAGGRDNYAWIHIPVGYLFCIGNPRTDWCFKTEAQPGLQGRALSYPRGKVLGGCSSINGMIYMRGQARDYDGWAADGNPGWSWNDVLPLFKKSENHFSGDSEFHGAAGEWRIERQRLSWPILDAFRSAAEQSGIASIDDFNQGDNEGCGYFQVNQKAGIRWNAAKAFLKPVRHRPNLTVLTDVEVDRVLLENGRASTVSTRWQGQAKTFKARKEIILCAGAVGSPTILQRSGIGPRPLLEKLGIGVVHELPGVGGNLQDHLQLRLIYKLENARTLNQIAGSVWGKMGMGLRYLYDRSGPLSMAPSQLGAFARSGPEQTSANLEYHVQPLSLERFGEPLHAFPAFTASVCDLRPQSRGRIDIRSADPQESPLIQPNYLSHPQDLRVAADAIRLTRRIVSAPALQAFKPVEYLPGDSLQSEEELHEAAARIGTTIFHPVGTCRMGNDADAVVDAQLKVHGIPGLRIADASIMPRITSGNTCSPTLMIAEKAAQLILEAPTRSFAPDENALTAVS; encoded by the coding sequence ATGCAGACTTCCCTTGATGAATTCGACTACATCGTGGTCGGGGCCGGGCCGGCCGGTTGTTTGCTGGCCAATCGGTTGTCGGCCAACCCGCAACATCACGTGCTGCTGCTTGAAGCCGGCGGCCGCGATAACTACGCGTGGATTCACATCCCCGTGGGTTACCTGTTCTGCATCGGCAACCCGCGCACCGACTGGTGCTTCAAGACCGAAGCGCAACCCGGCCTGCAAGGTCGCGCCCTGAGTTACCCGCGCGGCAAGGTGCTCGGCGGCTGTTCCTCGATCAACGGCATGATCTACATGCGCGGCCAGGCCCGCGACTACGATGGCTGGGCCGCCGACGGCAACCCCGGCTGGAGCTGGAACGACGTCCTGCCGCTGTTCAAGAAAAGCGAAAATCACTTTTCCGGCGACTCTGAATTCCACGGTGCCGCCGGCGAATGGCGGATCGAGCGTCAGCGCCTTTCATGGCCGATTCTCGATGCTTTTCGCAGTGCAGCCGAACAAAGCGGCATCGCCAGCATCGACGACTTCAACCAGGGCGACAACGAAGGTTGCGGCTACTTCCAGGTCAATCAGAAGGCCGGGATTCGCTGGAACGCGGCCAAGGCGTTTCTCAAACCGGTTCGTCACCGTCCCAACCTCACCGTGCTGACCGACGTCGAAGTCGACCGCGTCCTGCTTGAAAACGGCCGGGCTTCGACGGTCAGCACGCGCTGGCAAGGCCAGGCGAAAACGTTCAAGGCACGCAAGGAAATCATCCTTTGCGCAGGCGCCGTCGGTTCACCGACTATCCTGCAACGCTCCGGCATCGGCCCTCGCCCACTCCTGGAAAAACTGGGGATCGGCGTGGTCCATGAACTGCCCGGCGTGGGCGGCAATCTGCAGGACCACCTGCAACTGCGGCTGATCTACAAACTGGAAAACGCGCGGACCCTGAACCAGATCGCCGGCAGTGTCTGGGGCAAGATGGGCATGGGGTTGCGTTATCTGTACGACCGCAGCGGACCGCTGTCCATGGCGCCGAGTCAGCTCGGAGCGTTTGCCCGGTCAGGGCCGGAACAGACCTCGGCGAACCTCGAATACCACGTGCAACCCTTGTCGCTGGAGCGCTTCGGCGAACCGCTGCACGCCTTCCCTGCCTTCACCGCGTCGGTCTGCGATTTGCGTCCGCAAAGCCGTGGCCGAATCGACATTCGTTCGGCCGATCCGCAGGAATCTCCGCTGATTCAACCCAATTACCTGAGCCATCCGCAAGACTTGCGCGTCGCGGCCGACGCCATCCGCCTGACCCGGCGTATCGTTTCCGCGCCAGCGCTACAAGCGTTCAAACCGGTGGAATACCTGCCCGGTGACAGCCTGCAGAGCGAAGAAGAACTGCACGAAGCCGCCGCCCGCATCGGCACGACGATTTTCCATCCGGTCGGCACCTGCCGCATGGGCAACGACGCCGACGCGGTGGTCGATGCGCAGCTCAAGGTCCATGGCATCCCCGGCCTGCGCATCGCCGATGCGTCGATCATGCCGCGCATCACCTCGGGCAACACTTGTTCGCCTACGCTGATGATTGCCGAAAAAGCCGCGCAACTCATTCTGGAAGCACCCACAAGGAGTTTTGCACCTGACGAAAACGCACTGACCGCAGTCTCTTGA
- a CDS encoding MFS transporter, which translates to MSEHVQPLEITRSVDASRDTRKVIFASSLGTVFEWYDFFLYGALAAVISKQFFAGVNDTTAFIFALMAFAAGFIVRPFGALVFGRLGDMIGRKYTFLATIILMGVATFCVGLLPTYASIGIAAPIILVVLRMLQGLALGGEYGGAATYVAEHAPIGKRGFHTSWIQSTATLGLLLSLLVVLGCRYFTGDQFEVWGWRIPFLFSIVLLGISTWIRLSLHESPAFVKMKEEGKLCKSPLRDSFGKWENLKVVLIALFSINAGQAVTFYAAQFYVLFFLTQFLKMDPALANSLLIVSVIIGAPFFIFFGWLSDKVGRKPVLMIGLLLATALYFPIFKSIAHYANPAIDQASRQAPITVLADPATCTFQFDPVGKAKFDSPCDKVKTFLVKQGLPYISQAAPAGSGVQVSVGDVKINGYDEAALRGAVTLAGYPSQADTQQVNKPMIVALMVVLIIISAMCYGPLAALMVELFPTRIRYTSMSLPYHIGNGWFGGFLPTVSFALVVYTGDIFYGLWYPVVITAVSLVVGMICLRETKNVDLDTN; encoded by the coding sequence ATGTCAGAACATGTACAGCCTCTGGAAATCACACGCAGCGTCGACGCGAGCCGCGACACCCGCAAAGTCATTTTCGCGTCGTCACTCGGGACGGTGTTCGAGTGGTACGACTTTTTCCTCTACGGCGCCCTCGCGGCGGTCATCAGCAAACAGTTTTTCGCCGGGGTCAACGACACCACCGCATTTATCTTTGCGCTGATGGCGTTTGCCGCCGGTTTCATCGTGCGGCCCTTCGGTGCGCTGGTGTTCGGTCGGTTGGGGGACATGATCGGGCGTAAATACACCTTCCTCGCCACCATCATCCTCATGGGTGTGGCGACGTTCTGCGTCGGGCTGCTACCCACCTACGCCAGCATCGGCATCGCCGCGCCGATCATTCTGGTGGTGCTGCGCATGCTTCAGGGCCTGGCCCTGGGCGGTGAATACGGCGGAGCTGCGACTTATGTCGCGGAACACGCGCCCATCGGCAAACGCGGTTTCCACACCAGCTGGATTCAATCCACTGCAACCCTCGGCTTGCTGCTGTCGTTGCTCGTGGTGCTGGGTTGCCGTTATTTCACCGGTGACCAGTTCGAAGTCTGGGGCTGGCGGATTCCGTTTCTGTTTTCGATCGTGCTGCTGGGCATCTCGACCTGGATTCGTCTGAGCCTGCACGAATCACCCGCGTTCGTGAAAATGAAAGAGGAAGGCAAGCTTTGCAAATCGCCACTGCGTGATTCCTTTGGCAAATGGGAAAACCTCAAAGTCGTGCTGATCGCGCTGTTCAGCATCAACGCCGGGCAAGCGGTGACGTTTTATGCGGCGCAGTTTTATGTGCTGTTCTTCCTCACCCAGTTCCTGAAAATGGACCCGGCACTGGCCAACAGTCTGTTGATCGTCAGCGTGATCATCGGTGCACCGTTCTTCATTTTCTTCGGTTGGCTGTCGGACAAGGTCGGGCGCAAACCGGTGTTGATGATCGGCCTGTTACTGGCCACCGCGCTGTACTTCCCGATCTTCAAGTCCATCGCTCACTACGCCAACCCGGCCATCGACCAGGCCAGCCGCCAGGCGCCGATCACCGTGCTGGCCGACCCGGCCACCTGCACGTTCCAGTTCGATCCGGTGGGCAAGGCGAAATTTGACAGCCCGTGCGACAAGGTCAAAACCTTCCTGGTGAAACAGGGTTTGCCCTACATCAGCCAGGCGGCACCTGCCGGCAGCGGTGTGCAGGTCAGCGTCGGTGACGTGAAAATCAATGGTTACGATGAAGCGGCCCTGCGCGGCGCGGTGACATTGGCGGGGTATCCGTCACAAGCCGATACGCAACAGGTCAACAAGCCGATGATCGTGGCGCTGATGGTGGTGCTGATCATCATTTCCGCCATGTGCTATGGCCCGCTGGCGGCACTGATGGTCGAACTGTTCCCGACGCGCATCCGCTATACCTCGATGTCCCTGCCTTATCACATCGGTAACGGCTGGTTCGGCGGGTTTCTGCCGACGGTGTCGTTTGCATTGGTGGTGTATACCGGGGACATTTTCTACGGGCTTTGGTACCCGGTGGTGATTACTGCGGTGAGCCTGGTGGTGGGGATGATCTGTTTGCGTGAGACGAAGAATGTGGATCTGGATACCAACTGA